The window TGTAAATTGGATTATTTTTCTAACTGTTCCCTGTTTATCGCGGTTTTTGTAGGCTGACAATACTTTCCTGCTTGAAGCAGCCTAGTGCTAGATATACAACCTAGTTTTGTCCTTTTGAGAGTTTCAACTGACTAAAGACTATTACTCACTTTAAGTATTTGTTCACAAAAGATGAAGCGTCGACGCGGAAGCAAAAAAGGTAACGCAAAGAAGCCTCGGACAACTGGAACGAGTGAGGATGCTCCTAATAATGGTAGTATGAATACAGAAACAAATTCTGGCACAGAAGACTCTGACAATGATGGAGTTGACTCTGGAGTTGAGGCTGAGACACCATCTTCTACCGTAACTGGTCTACCGGAAAAAACTGTAATCGCTACTTCTGGTGCACCAAGGGATAAACCTGCAGGTTTAGCAGTTTATGGGCGTATGAAAGTAAAGATCAAAACTTCAAAACCGTTAGAATCCCAGCGTACCTCTTCCGAAGCAGCTACTCCTAGTGATACTGATAAAAGTAGCCAGCAAGCTGGTCCAGAAAAACAGGTTGTTTCTAATGAGAAAATGGAAGACAGTGCAAACTCATTGCCCGAGGATAATGTAACTACCACTGGAAATGTGCCAAAAAAATCTGGAGGCATAAAGATTAAGTCTTCAAAGGGCTTTTCTTCAAGCATGAGCCCTTGTAGTAATGCTGAAATGATGAAGGAAGAGAAGACAAAACAGCAAGAGCCTGAGTTACCTCGCCGTGATTTGAGATTCAACAAGCAGGAGCTAGACACTGCTTTGGAGGTAAGCGGGACAAAGAAACCTAATCTATTTGTAATGGTGTGTTCAGAAAATGCACAGTTTTAACCTATTCCATATGTGTTGGCTTGTTGGGTTGGAAGGTTATGAGTTATAGCTGTTAGTTGGTAAGGAAGTAAAAGCGGAGAGGAGGTAGAATTGGAGGGTTACCCCTCCATATTAACTTTTCTAGTCCTCCAAAATTGGACGGATATGAGAAATTCTATGTCTTTTACTTCTCTTTCACCCTTACCTCCGCTTATGGATAGTATATCAATgaacttctttttcctttccccTCCCCATCCCTTTCATGGAACCAAACATAGTGTTTTACCATGCTTCGAAGATGCAAGTTTTTAAAGGTATCTTAAGGATATAACTTCTATGCTAAATTAATTTTATTTCCTGTCTACTTAGGTTAtaagaaaaattatgaaaatggaTGCAGCAGAGCCCTTCAATGTTCCAGTTGATCCTATCGCTCTTGGAATTCCTGTAAGTAAATAATTTACTTTTCTAGTATCTTTCTTCCATAGTAGGAGTAATGTATTCTAGAGTTGGCTTTGTAGGTTCTAATTCAACACCAAGAATTTCATGTCCCTGTGAGAGGGTTTTGACAAGTAAATACAGAATCTGTAAAATTTGTTACACTGATTAAAGCTATTGTAAATGGTTCCCGTGTAGGCTGAAAAGTCTTATGTATATTTTGGTATTGGCAGGACCAACTTCCACTGTTCACGTATAACAAGTTCTTGTAGCATTAAGAAAGTTTCCAATTTACATCTCGATTCCAATATCATGACTGGGTTTACCTAGAAATcctaccccctcccccccccccccaaaccaaaaGCAAAAGTGATGGCTGAAAGTATGTAGAGGTTGCAGTCTCTGTTTTCTGAATAGTATTTTTAAAGCTTCAGCTATTGGTTATTCTACCTGTCCCTTTTTCCTTCCTCTAATACATTAATGATGAAATTATTCTTCAACTGGTGTGTGGGGCAGGATTATTTTGATGTTATAGATACGCCTATGGATTTCGGGACAATATGTAGTAATCTGGAAAGTGGTGTCAAGTACATGAACTCCGAGGATGTCTATAAGGATGTGCAGTATATATGGAATAACTGCTACAAATACAATAATAAGGGTGATTACGTTATGGAGCTCATGAAGCGGGTGAAAAAGAACTTTGCAAAGTACTGGACAGCAGCTGGCTTATACAGTGATCATCTGCAAAGTAAATCTCTCTAGCGCCTTAATCTATTCTCATACCAGTATCAATCTGCTGAATTTGCTTATATGTTTGTCTTCCTTTTCTGCACGCCTAGCTATTAAGCATTGTTCATCAATTTTGAATGCTCTACTCTATGCCAACTATCTACTGGCACGTGTTTGTCTTGGTTTGTGGTTTTGTCTGTTTGTTTCCATACTTGAAGCAGGTAGATTTGTTTATATGACTACAAAAAGTATCAAAGTTTGGTTTAGGGCTGGAAGAGATATATGCCTCTGGAGTCCCTTTGttcctttctcttctttcttctgcATTTACCAAgtaaaatttcacttcttttccAAAATTCTCTTTTCCCTTATGTGTCTGCATACAATTTGATATATCGTCATACAATACTTCATCGTTATGGAAAAGCATTAATTTAAATGTTCACTAAATAATTTCTTCTATCTTGTGTTCTCCTTGTTTGAGCCTTTAAACTGTCGCTAATCAGCATTtaactcatttcttcttttaaccaaaatataaaaaaaaaactcacgTCTTCTTATCCGACTAGGTGCCGAAAGCAGTCAAACTAAGGACACTACACCTTCAAGTCATGGAAAGGAACCTACAAAAGGTGGTTCCTTTAGTCAGAAGAACAAAAGGCTTCAAGGGTATGTTGTTGTATGCTCGAATTACATACTTTTCTCATTGGCCATCACTTCTATGCAGGGTCTAGACATGTTTGTACAATGTACATGTAGAGAAATTGAACACTTATTATCATAAAACTAGCCAGAAAAAGGTTTATAAAGATGAATTTTTTTTATCTGTTAATGTAGCAATTGCGCATCATTTATTGATAAAGGTTCGAGGAGATGGAAGATAAGACGTCATTGAAAAGCACATCTTTTTTCTCAAACAGAGAATGTATAGCTATACTCCTGTCCAAACTAGATATCTCAATTGCAATATTATTAAGCCTTATCGCCTTTATGGAGCAACTGTGTGCCACAACTAATCCTATCCTTCTGGGTTTGCCTTAGACCCATGTTGCCcggactctccaaaaatgtggCCGGatacgtgtcggatcctccaaaagtagtgcatttttgaaggatccgacacgggtgcggctacattttggagagtccgcgcaacatagccTTAGAccaaagaaattcttttcttatgATAATTGGCTGTACCTTTTGCTTTCTCATAATTATAGGCAAATTTTGTGTAGTTTCTTGGATGGTAAGCATCTTTTCCGTCAGTTTGGAAAATGCATTCTTGCTGGCGACCCTAAGTAAGCCATTTAGTGATAGAGAGTCACTACTTGTGGCATTAGCAgggtgattttttttattttttttggggggggtggggggggggggtgttttcCATAGAAGGACGAGATCACTGGGGTTATCAGAGAGAAGTGAAGCTCAACGACTGGTTATGGGCAGCAGAGAAAGGGATGTCAGGGAATGGATTGCTCCATTGGCAGGAGGGGAGATGGTGAACTAGATGCAATGCATGAGACCTTATCTTGAAGGAGGTCGACAGTAGGAGAGAAGTCACTCGACAGGACGAAGTCATTGGAGGGAGGTCACTACTAGGGCATGCAGGATAGGAGACCAAATAATGGTAAGGGAGAAGGATGGGAAACTGCAAGTAAGCTAATTATTTGTAGTTAAAATCATGTCAATCGAGTTCAGACGCCATTTTAAAATACTGATATAGAACAAAAATATGTAGTTTTAGGTTTTCAGTGGCTCGTTTTTTCTTATACCAAAAATATCCAATTTCTTATTCATAATCACTAAAAGTTCAATCATGACGATTGCGTAACAACTAATGTACCATTTTGTCACTATATTTCTTGTCTAGTGATGTGCTCTTAAAGACAGAGCCAATTGGTGAAGATATATATGCGTTCATACCTTGACACCTATATTAAATGCCAACTAAGCAACACGAAGTGCACAACCTGTGCTTCACCGAGTTTCATAGCATAAGCGCGCTTTAAGACCTTTAACAACAATGTCCCCAATTTTTTCACAATCGTGAAACTGGCTTAATCCAGAGAAACCAAAAACACGTACTAAATGCTGGATAAATCTGATCTGGCATATTCGTGATGCTAGTCAGAATTACCAAACAGCCCCTAAAGTAAATAGGAAAACTGCATATATAATCTCCAACCATGTTTCTAtttacttttaataatttacagTTAGCCTAGCTTCAATATCGCTATGGACTCTTCAACAAAGGTTCTGTAAAAGAAGATCCTCTTTTACATTGATTAGGAGGACTTGGAGTATTTAATTTGAGGAAATAATATAGAATAGGAAAATTCTTAAGCAAAATACAAAGGCAATTTTAATTTCTTAGAAGTTGGAAAATGCCAAAGATATATTAGTGCGATAATTTTCAATGCCAAACAAAATTAACACTGGCAGAAATAGCGTTTGATTTGGTCAAGTAAATGCCACAATTAAGAGCTACTAATATTTGGTAATTTGAATGTTGCAGAATCTTATTTAGTAGTTTACTGGTTCTTGAATCATAAGGTCACGCAATCGGAAGCCCTATCACACTTCTTTCTTAAATTCTTTCTCTGTTTTCTTTTAGAAAGTATAATCCCCTTCCCCAGACTTTTGCATGAGTTTCCGGTTTCTGCTATATACTGGTGACGTTACAAATTGGCTAAAGGTGGTAGTATGGTATCAATTTACTGTTAATACCATCACTGAAGGTGTAATCTATTTTCCTTGATTTTATTGGCTTTCCTTCAGGCTCAAGAAGCACAAGGAAGGATGCCTTTGTGCTATATGTGTGATGATACGACGCAGGCAAGAGCGGGAGGAGAGCACTCGGCTGTTGGATGACCAAGAGGCTAGTGATGATTATCCAGAGGAGAATAAACCAGAGGTATTAAAGTTTCTGTTTTGTTGCCCCTGTTTTATATATTTCTATCTGTTAAGAATACTTTGTAATTAAGAGTTTACATAAGGGAATCAATAAGAATCTGTTGAGAAAGAAGAGAAGGCCTATTTGGATTCAAGTAGCAATATACAAATATTCTAAAACAAGATGGAATAtaagaatacataattatagACAAAGAATCTTCTTAATCGATCCTATTTGATCTTAGATAAGATGTCTCCTTAATTGGTATTTAAGTTGAGCAATAATTACAATATtcttaacactccccctcaatGTTGGAACGTCTGTATCATATGCTTTAGCTTGTTGCAATTGTATCCCGTCTTGGAATTTAGAAGTGAATTTGTAAGGATATCTAATAAGTAATAGCTGGTCATTTGATTGATGAAGCTCGTTGTGATGCATCCCAATTCAGTCTTTTGCCAGGCAATGTATCTTCATGTGCTTCGTTTTTTCGTTAAATATGTAATTTGAAACAGTATGTAGTGCAACTTCTCAAAAATTAGTTTATTTGTTTTTCTCCTTCAAAAATCCGGCCTGGCAGGTGTGTTGCAGacatgaaaataaataatttgtcATCTCTTTAACAAATTTTGCTTCCAGATGTGGTGGACACACATTTTGATACTTGTAATTATGTTTTATTTCTTATCTTAGACATGCTAGTTCAACCTTAATAACTTGAGGGGAATAAATAATCAAGCTGTGAATTTCTAAAGCTAAATTTCTTCATCAATTTTTGTATCCTTTTTACTTATTTCAAAGAAGGTTATTTTGAATTATCACATATGAGCTTGCGTGGTTCCTATACTTCTTTGCAGTTCTTTTAGCATCCTTACTAACTGTTCTTTATCCATTTTCATTCTAAAAGGGAACTTCACCTGTTGAAAGTCGAGAGTACACCTCATCAAATATGGAGAATTCACCTGAGCAAGGTGGTGATGCTAATCTACAAAAAAAAGGAGCAGAGAGAAAGTTAACTGAAAATCAGGGAGCTTTACATGAGAAGCTAGAGGAAGAGATGGAGAGTGAAATGGGAATCCAAAGTAAAAGTGCGGGCGTCACCTCTGAGCATTTGCAGTCAGGTCATGTGTCTGTATATGAGCGCAAAGCacatcatcataagcaaaatgtGGAGCCAGGTGGAGATTTGCTGAATGACACTCGAAAAGAAAATGTGCAGCATGGAGATGAAAATGCAGCAACTGGGCAACAGAGGCCAAAGGTAATTCATGGAAAGCAAATACTATGGGATAAGTAttgtttgtacttttgtttccagtATGCAAAAGGCACATTCTGACTATTATGGCCTAAAAAATTTTGTACAGGAGTTGCAAGACAAGTATCAGAAAGCCAAGATGTTGGAGAACCTGCGCTATCTTGAAAATCCAACAGTTATGGAGTTATCGCGAATCCTATTTGCCGATAATCAAAGATCTGTCTGGAATGGACCACATTCACTGGTTAAGCGTGAGGGTTCTGCCCGCAAGAGCTCTATTCATGCAGCTATTTCCATGTTTATGCAGTAGGTTAATTCTTTTTCCAGATGTTAATGCACGTCGAACGTGTGATTCTGAAGTTTTGGAGAAGGTCAATACAATTGATTTTCCTTTGTTCTTTTTTGGTAGTGGTCAAATGATAAGTCAAGTGTACTTTGAGGGTGATAAATTCACTCCCAGTAACTTCTttcttttataaaaatatttgggCGTTTCTTTGTAAACGTGGGACTACAACTGACGAAATGGATGATGTTTACTATTCAGGAATAATGATTTTAACGCATTTCAGTTCATCCTCGAGCGTTCCCAACTTTACTGCAACTATCTTGTACACAAGGGGGGAAACTGAAATTGCAGAGCCATTTGCTGAAACATAAGTCATTGAGATTCAGAACATACTGAAGAGTATAACATAGTATTGGTCTACTGGAAGTAAAGGTGAAATGAATAGAAAGTAAGTGCATAAATAAAAATAAGGTTTATTCTGCAAAAAATACATATAGTTTAtggaaaagggtcaaatatatcCATGTACTATTGAAAATAGTTCACATGTATCCTTCGTTATACTTTACGTTTAAATCTACCCCTGCCGTTAGCAAAGTAAACAAAAATATCCCTCTCACTAACAATTGTCCATAGTGGCACGGGACCCATCAATTGTCAAGTCTAGGTGTACTCCATGTCATAattttttacaatattttttaaaacaaatgacTTAACCTACCCCTTCATTAATTAAAGTCTTCTTCTCCTCTAAAGACTACCACTGCAGCATTATTCTTTAGATTTCAGCCTACTCTTAAAGGAGTTTTGAAACTAAACCAAACTCCATTTTGCAAATGCGTCGGTTTCCAAAAACCAGGATTGTGCAATCAACGTCCCACAAATATGTCCATCTCTGATGGGGATCTATCGCCAAGCTTGCCCCAAAGAAAAAAACCCAAAATGAACTTCAAATCTTTTCTTTGGCGGATTTAAATTCTATTCTTCATCAATTTTCACAGAATCTTGGCAGGCTGAAACGGTGAGAACCAACAATTTATTTGGCCATTCACTTTTTGGGTTTTTTCCTTTGGGGGCAAGCTTGGCGATGAGATCCCCATCAGAGATGGACACATTTGTGAGACGTAGATTGCACTACGTCCCACAATTCGAGTTTTTGAAAACAGACGCGTTTGCAAAATGGCGTTTGGTTTAGTTTCAAAACTCCTCTAAAAGTAAGCTGAAATCTAAAGAATAATGCTAGCAGTGGTAGAGTTTAGAGGAAGAAGATTTTAATTAAGGAAGAGGTAGGTTTAGTTATTTgttttaaactaaaaaaaaataatgatatgcaCTCCACCTAGGCTTAAAAGTTGATGAATGTTGTGCCACTATGGACAACTATTAGTAACAGGGGCATTTTTGTTTACTTTACTAACGGCAGGGTAGATTTGAACGGAAAGTGAGGGTAAATATTAACTATTTCTAATAGTACAAGGGTATTTTGCCCCTTTTTCCATATAGTTTATTACACTAGAAGCAAGGTGAAATGAATAGGAAATAAGTGCATAAATGAACACTGGCTAATTCCTGCAACTCCTCAAGAAGTGCCTTCCTGGCTACCACAGAACTACATCCTGGAGTATCACTTTATGTTTTCTGTAGTGAACCTCTACTAGAGCAAAATCATTTCTCTAGTAAAAGAATGATGCCTGCTGGATTGCAAGAGGGATGAATCTCATCCGGGCCCCTAGGATTGAAGTGAGTAGTGAAGTTTCATCAGGTGCCACTATATGCACGAAATGCTAGCTGTTAACAAGAAGTTGTGCAGGCCCCTAGATCTAGAAATACATGCATAATTCATCACCGAACATCAAGCTAGTTCACTGGGAAATGTTGATTGGCTTTGTCAAGTCTCGGGAGGCAGATCATATTTGACGTGTCCAAGATAAAGACCACAAGCAGGAGCCATCGGACTTGCAGCAGTGATGGATTTTGCTTCAAGGATGCGTTCTACTGAAATGATGCATCAAAGATAAATCAGTGGTCAGACAAAACCCTCTATATCCGCTGACATCAGACGTATAGCATAAGAGCAATACCATCAGGAACTGTTAGATCTCCAGCCCCAACTGCTTTAAGGACTCCAACAAGCAGCCTAACCTGCATaagatttatttttaataattgatGTGTGAAACCTATTTGATAGAAAATGACAAATTTGATGATATCAGCTTGGTACTAAATGCAAGATCCAGAAGCTTGCACACATTGTTCCCATGTGTTATTAGTGTTTGTATCTATGTATTAGTCCGAATCCATCAACTCCATCTTTCTCTTTATTTAAATAAATCCAGAAATACCATTTACCCACTCAATTTCTCGGAAACAAACCTCAAAAAGCAAAAAGATAAGTCAATTTTGTTAAAAGTTGCTCAAAAAACAGCAAACCCAGACCATCTCATGTGATACGATTGATTTGGCATGGAGACTAAAGAGTAGTTCGAGTTAATTGTTAAGTTTCATGTGTAAATGTTTTAAGGAAAAAATCCGGTAACAATGTTAAATCAAACTCTTGGATCACGTAAAGGTTGTA of the Nicotiana tabacum cultivar K326 chromosome 7, ASM71507v2, whole genome shotgun sequence genome contains:
- the LOC107770773 gene encoding uncharacterized protein LOC107770773; amino-acid sequence: MKRRRGSKKGNAKKPRTTGTSEDAPNNGSMNTETNSGTEDSDNDGVDSGVEAETPSSTVTGLPEKTVIATSGAPRDKPAGLAVYGRMKVKIKTSKPLESQRTSSEAATPSDTDKSSQQAGPEKQVVSNEKMEDSANSLPEDNVTTTGNVPKKSGGIKIKSSKGFSSSMSPCSNAEMMKEEKTKQQEPELPRRDLRFNKQELDTALEVIRKIMKMDAAEPFNVPVDPIALGIPDYFDVIDTPMDFGTICSNLESGVKYMNSEDVYKDVQYIWNNCYKYNNKGDYVMELMKRVKKNFAKYWTAAGLYSDHLQSAESSQTKDTTPSSHGKEPTKGGSFSQKNKRLQGLKKHKEGCLCAICVMIRRRQEREESTRLLDDQEASDDYPEENKPEGTSPVESREYTSSNMENSPEQGGDANLQKKGAERKLTENQGALHEKLEEEMESEMGIQSKSAGVTSEHLQSGHVSVYERKAHHHKQNVEPGGDLLNDTRKENVQHGDENAATGQQRPKELQDKYQKAKMLENLRYLENPTVMELSRILFADNQRSVWNGPHSLVKREGSARKSSIHAAISMFMQ